A window of the Nocardia sp. NBC_01329 genome harbors these coding sequences:
- a CDS encoding sterol desaturase family protein: MNLSHPLRARRTRSSEIDQLAQERLAAEEAKAARRKQETLADVFRSFLHAPSAWVITVLLIAAVTARIPVGDWQLTDALVPVLMVAAFPFTEWVIHVCVLHWRPRTLGRWRIDSLLARKHREHHADPRIRQLVFIPWQTFLWLLPALLAIAFLAFARPGLGLTFLATVGALGLVYEWTHLLVHTDYQPHSAILRAVRRNHRLHHFKNEHYWFAVTTAGTADRILGTYPDPAQIPNSPTAKALHTPQAA, from the coding sequence ATGAACCTCTCGCATCCACTGCGGGCGCGACGCACCCGTTCTTCCGAGATCGACCAGCTCGCCCAGGAGCGTCTGGCCGCCGAGGAGGCGAAAGCCGCCCGCCGCAAACAGGAGACACTCGCCGACGTCTTCCGGTCGTTCCTCCACGCCCCCTCCGCCTGGGTGATCACCGTGCTCCTGATCGCCGCCGTGACGGCACGGATTCCGGTGGGCGACTGGCAGCTCACCGACGCCCTGGTACCGGTACTCATGGTGGCCGCTTTCCCGTTCACGGAGTGGGTCATTCATGTCTGTGTCCTGCACTGGCGGCCACGCACCCTCGGCCGATGGCGGATCGACTCGCTGCTCGCGCGTAAACACCGTGAGCACCATGCCGATCCGCGAATCCGGCAACTCGTCTTCATCCCGTGGCAGACGTTCCTGTGGCTACTACCCGCCCTGCTCGCCATCGCATTCCTGGCCTTCGCGCGGCCGGGACTGGGCCTGACCTTCCTGGCCACCGTGGGCGCCCTGGGACTGGTGTACGAATGGACCCATCTACTCGTGCACACCGACTATCAGCCGCACAGTGCGATCCTGCGCGCGGTGCGCCGCAACCACCGCCTCCACCATTTCAAGAACGAGCACTACTGGTTCGCCGTCACCACCGCCGGCACCGCGGACAGGATCCTGGGCACCTACCCCGATCCCGCGCAGATTCCGAACTCCCCCACCGCGAAGGCCCTGCACACACCGCAGGCCGCATAA
- a CDS encoding cold shock domain-containing protein, translating into MEKYLLMGTIEVPTVSAVSAVSARVTSVAAPVSSPLDGGPVTDRPVTTGVAARGRGRVIWYDAQKGFGYIEPEDDIAPVFVDYRAIEADGYRVLFADQSVEFSTVRRAGGAEAVAVRPCL; encoded by the coding sequence TTGGAGAAGTACCTGCTCATGGGCACTATCGAAGTACCGACAGTATCGGCAGTATCGGCAGTATCGGCAAGGGTCACGTCGGTCGCGGCGCCGGTATCCTCGCCGCTCGACGGCGGGCCCGTTACGGATCGTCCGGTCACCACCGGTGTAGCGGCGCGCGGGCGCGGCCGGGTGATCTGGTACGACGCCCAGAAAGGTTTCGGCTATATCGAACCCGAGGACGATATAGCACCGGTCTTCGTGGACTATCGCGCTATCGAAGCCGACGGTTACCGGGTGCTGTTCGCCGACCAGAGCGTCGAATTCTCGACGGTCAGGCGCGCCGGTGGCGCGGAAGCCGTCGCAGTGCGACCCTGCCTCTGA
- a CDS encoding DUF6764 family protein, giving the protein MFHFTAARSLGLLAGMGAASAWIVLAGPTATAAPPAMCPAPGAAVVQTGAAGANCSATSDAGGAAAAYGFDGTADADAAPTSLSLAIAQNGGTATSTSQFLSGPAAIALGPDARASALGERPGLSIGIAGPGASVDVTGTSAPTCTGGPAFAGDFQTWQGCLSMG; this is encoded by the coding sequence ATGTTCCACTTCACTGCTGCGCGTTCACTGGGATTGCTCGCCGGAATGGGCGCGGCATCCGCCTGGATCGTGCTCGCCGGTCCGACCGCGACGGCCGCGCCACCCGCCATGTGCCCGGCACCGGGAGCCGCCGTGGTCCAGACCGGTGCCGCCGGCGCGAACTGTTCGGCTACCAGCGATGCCGGTGGCGCGGCCGCCGCGTACGGATTCGACGGGACCGCCGATGCCGACGCCGCGCCGACCAGCCTGTCGCTGGCGATCGCCCAGAACGGCGGTACCGCGACATCCACCTCGCAATTCCTCTCCGGGCCGGCCGCGATCGCGCTGGGCCCGGACGCCCGGGCTTCCGCCCTGGGCGAGCGCCCGGGGCTGTCCATCGGTATCGCCGGACCCGGCGCGTCCGTCGACGTCACCGGGACGTCCGCACCCACCTGTACCGGCGGCCCCGCCTTCGCGGGGGACTTCCAGACCTGGCAGGGATGTCTCTCGATGGGTTGA
- a CDS encoding MerR family transcriptional regulator, with the protein MVESGAEVELTVGAVAGSLGVPVATLRSWNQRYGLGPGSRRPGEHRHYTAGDVVVLRRMVDLIRAGVGPRNAAKAARAAAAERPTPGNIEPLPAAADRLDATELLDIVATHIAHFGVVTTWNSLCRPAFTDLVARQRRGHGLVDVEHTLSGAITIALHRTVPPVRAPAGATPVLLACTGGEGHVLPLEVLRATLAETGIPAVLLGASVPSGALADAVARQPRTPVVVLWSQTARTAPPEPVQAGSRAPARLLLAGPGWAVHTAPAGALRVASLDDALQLIDRLRGRTFPRGPYRTRS; encoded by the coding sequence GTGGTCGAATCCGGCGCGGAGGTCGAACTGACAGTCGGTGCGGTGGCCGGATCCCTCGGTGTCCCGGTCGCGACACTGCGCAGCTGGAACCAGCGCTACGGTTTGGGTCCCGGCTCACGTCGGCCCGGCGAACACCGCCACTACACCGCCGGTGATGTGGTGGTACTGCGACGCATGGTCGACCTGATCCGGGCCGGTGTCGGGCCACGCAATGCGGCGAAAGCGGCGCGCGCCGCGGCCGCCGAGCGACCCACTCCGGGGAATATCGAACCATTGCCGGCCGCCGCGGATCGCCTCGACGCCACCGAACTGCTGGACATCGTCGCCACCCATATCGCCCACTTCGGCGTCGTGACCACCTGGAACAGCCTGTGCCGACCGGCTTTCACCGACCTGGTCGCGCGGCAGCGCCGTGGGCACGGCCTCGTCGACGTGGAGCACACGCTGTCCGGGGCCATCACCATCGCCCTGCACCGCACGGTGCCACCCGTCCGCGCCCCGGCCGGAGCCACTCCGGTGTTACTGGCCTGCACCGGCGGCGAGGGTCATGTACTTCCACTGGAGGTACTGCGGGCCACCCTCGCCGAGACCGGAATACCCGCTGTACTTCTCGGCGCCTCGGTACCGAGCGGCGCCCTCGCCGACGCGGTCGCCAGACAGCCCCGCACTCCGGTGGTGGTGCTGTGGTCCCAGACGGCACGGACCGCACCTCCGGAGCCGGTTCAGGCCGGTAGCCGGGCCCCGGCACGGCTCCTGCTGGCCGGGCCCGGGTGGGCGGTGCACACCGCACCCGCCGGGGCGCTGCGGGTCGCCTCCCTCGACGACGCCCTCCAACTGATCGATCGGCTCCGGGGGCGCACGTTCCCGCGCGGCCCCTACCGCACACGGTCGTAG
- a CDS encoding DUF1206 domain-containing protein codes for MIEISTSGPKSAVNRVTRSRVFERFARAGFVMAGIVHLLIGYLALRIAFGGGGTTDQSGAMAELAAKPGGVPALVVGIAAFVFMALWRLTEAVLGSRTGGRDEDRKSELFQRGKAFAVAVVYFGYAITAFSFVRGSGKSSGGQNAGLSARLMESTGGKIVLVVAGLVIVAVGGYHIYKGVTRKFLEKLHTDNGLVRKLGTVGYLSKGSAIAGAGVLVIVAVNQSDPGKASGLDAALKTLGAQPFGPVLLVVAGLGIAAYGLYDLACARYAKM; via the coding sequence ATGATCGAGATTTCCACATCCGGGCCGAAATCCGCGGTGAACCGAGTCACCCGTAGTCGCGTATTCGAGCGGTTCGCCCGTGCCGGTTTCGTGATGGCGGGGATCGTGCACCTGCTGATCGGCTACCTCGCGCTGCGGATCGCCTTCGGCGGCGGGGGCACCACCGACCAGTCCGGTGCCATGGCCGAGCTGGCCGCCAAACCCGGCGGTGTCCCCGCTCTCGTCGTCGGTATCGCCGCCTTCGTCTTCATGGCGTTGTGGCGTCTCACCGAGGCGGTCCTGGGTTCGCGTACCGGTGGTCGCGACGAGGATCGTAAATCCGAGCTGTTCCAGCGCGGCAAGGCCTTCGCCGTAGCCGTGGTCTACTTCGGCTATGCGATCACCGCGTTCAGTTTCGTGCGCGGCAGCGGTAAATCCAGCGGCGGCCAGAACGCGGGATTGTCGGCGCGTCTCATGGAGAGCACCGGCGGCAAGATCGTGCTCGTCGTCGCGGGTCTGGTGATCGTCGCCGTGGGCGGATATCACATCTACAAGGGTGTCACCCGAAAATTCCTCGAGAAGCTGCACACCGACAACGGTCTCGTACGCAAACTGGGCACGGTCGGATACCTCAGCAAAGGTTCGGCCATCGCGGGGGCCGGCGTGCTCGTGATCGTGGCCGTGAACCAATCCGACCCCGGTAAGGCCAGCGGTCTGGACGCCGCGCTGAAAACCCTGGGTGCGCAGCCGTTCGGTCCCGTTCTCCTGGTAGTGGCAGGGCTCGGGATAGCCGCCTACGGGCTCTACGATCTGGCCTGCGCCCGCTACGCGAAGATGTGA
- the katG gene encoding catalase/peroxidase HPI, with protein sequence MTSDSRPPAPDTGTRSASESENPAIPSPTPRTDHRPRTNSDWWPEQIDVSVLRAHSSKANPLGDDFDYAAEFAKLDVEALKADVAAVLTDSQDWWPADYGNYGGLFIRMSWHAAGTYRIADGRGGGGQGAQRFAPLNSWPDNANLDKARRLLWPVKQKYGNSISWADLLVFAGNVALDSMGFQTFGFGFGRPDIWEPEEVYWGPEDTWLGDERYSGERDLANPLANVQMGLIYVNPEGPNGRPDPVAAARDIRETFGRMAMNDEETAALIVGGHSFGKTHGAGDADLVAAEPEAAPIEQQGLGWKSSYGTGKGKDAITSGLEVVWTATPTQWSNGFLQNLYGYEWELTKSPAGAHQWKPKDGAGEGTIPDPFDGPARTPTMLTTDLALREDPIYREITSRWLEHPEELSEAFAKAWYKLLHRDMGPLSRYLGPWVPEPQLWQDPVPAVDHELIGEQDIADLKRKVLESGLSVPQLVKTAWSSAASFRSTDKRGGANGARIRLEPQKNWEVNEPSELAKVLPVLEQIQRDFNGSASGGKKISLADVIVLAGSAAVEKAAGDAGHDVTVPFRPGRTDATQENTDVESFAVLEPRADGFRNYVRPGEKAPLERLLLERAYLLDVTPPELAVLVGGLRALGANHGGTKHGVLTDRPGVLTTDFFVNLLDQNTEWKASESAENVYEGSDRRTGATKWTATANDLVFGSHSVLRAVAEVYAQRDAGARFVDDFVAAWVKVADNDRYDLA encoded by the coding sequence GTGACCTCCGATAGTCGTCCACCCGCTCCTGACACCGGAACTCGCAGCGCCAGCGAGAGCGAGAACCCGGCGATCCCGTCGCCGACTCCCCGTACCGATCACCGGCCGCGCACCAATTCCGACTGGTGGCCGGAGCAGATCGATGTATCGGTGCTGCGTGCACATTCGTCCAAAGCCAATCCGCTGGGGGACGATTTCGATTACGCCGCGGAGTTCGCGAAACTCGATGTCGAGGCGCTGAAGGCCGATGTCGCGGCGGTACTGACCGATTCGCAGGACTGGTGGCCCGCCGATTACGGAAACTACGGTGGCCTGTTCATCCGGATGAGCTGGCACGCGGCCGGCACCTACCGCATCGCCGACGGCCGCGGCGGCGGCGGTCAGGGCGCGCAGCGCTTCGCGCCGCTCAACAGCTGGCCCGACAACGCCAACCTCGACAAGGCGCGGCGGCTACTGTGGCCGGTCAAGCAGAAGTACGGGAACAGTATCTCCTGGGCCGATCTGCTGGTGTTCGCCGGCAATGTCGCGCTCGACTCCATGGGGTTCCAGACGTTCGGCTTCGGTTTCGGGCGGCCCGATATCTGGGAACCGGAAGAGGTCTACTGGGGTCCCGAGGACACCTGGCTCGGCGACGAGCGTTACAGCGGTGAGCGGGATCTGGCGAACCCGCTGGCCAATGTCCAGATGGGTCTCATCTATGTGAATCCCGAAGGGCCCAACGGCCGACCCGATCCGGTCGCCGCCGCCCGCGATATCCGGGAAACGTTCGGCCGGATGGCCATGAACGACGAGGAGACCGCCGCGCTGATCGTCGGTGGCCACAGCTTCGGTAAGACCCACGGTGCCGGTGATGCCGACCTGGTGGCCGCCGAGCCCGAGGCCGCCCCGATCGAACAGCAGGGCCTGGGCTGGAAGAGCAGCTACGGCACCGGCAAGGGCAAGGACGCGATCACCAGCGGTCTGGAGGTCGTCTGGACCGCTACGCCGACCCAGTGGAGCAACGGTTTCCTGCAGAATCTGTACGGCTACGAATGGGAGCTCACCAAGAGCCCGGCGGGTGCTCACCAGTGGAAGCCGAAGGACGGCGCGGGCGAGGGCACCATCCCGGATCCGTTCGACGGGCCCGCGCGTACACCCACCATGCTGACCACGGATCTGGCGTTGCGAGAAGATCCGATCTACCGGGAGATCACCAGCCGCTGGCTGGAACATCCAGAGGAACTGTCCGAGGCGTTCGCCAAGGCGTGGTACAAACTGCTGCACCGCGATATGGGACCGCTCAGCCGCTACCTCGGCCCGTGGGTTCCCGAACCGCAGCTGTGGCAGGACCCGGTTCCGGCGGTCGACCACGAACTGATCGGCGAACAGGACATCGCGGATCTCAAACGCAAGGTTCTCGAATCCGGTCTGTCGGTACCACAATTGGTGAAGACCGCCTGGTCCTCGGCGGCGAGCTTCCGCAGCACCGATAAGCGCGGTGGCGCCAACGGCGCCAGGATCCGGCTCGAACCCCAGAAGAACTGGGAGGTCAACGAACCGTCCGAGCTGGCGAAGGTGCTGCCCGTCCTCGAACAGATCCAGCGGGATTTCAACGGTTCGGCTTCGGGTGGGAAGAAGATCTCGTTGGCCGATGTGATCGTCCTCGCCGGGTCGGCGGCGGTCGAGAAGGCAGCCGGTGACGCGGGTCACGATGTCACCGTGCCGTTCCGGCCCGGTCGCACCGACGCGACCCAGGAGAACACCGACGTGGAATCTTTCGCGGTGCTCGAACCGCGTGCCGATGGGTTCCGCAATTATGTGCGGCCCGGTGAGAAGGCTCCGCTCGAGCGGTTGCTGCTGGAGCGGGCTTACCTGCTCGATGTCACGCCTCCGGAACTGGCCGTGCTGGTCGGCGGCCTGCGAGCACTCGGCGCGAATCACGGTGGTACGAAACACGGTGTCCTCACCGACCGGCCGGGCGTTCTGACGACCGACTTCTTCGTCAACCTGCTCGATCAGAACACCGAGTGGAAGGCCTCGGAGTCGGCGGAAAACGTCTACGAGGGCAGTGATCGGCGGACCGGTGCGACCAAGTGGACGGCCACCGCCAACGACCTGGTATTCGGTTCGCATTCGGTACTGCGGGCCGTGGCCGAGGTCTATGCCCAGCGAGATGCCGGTGCCAGGTTCGTCGACGATTTCGTCGCCGCGTGGGTCAAGGTCGCCGACAACGATCGGTACGACCTGGCCTGA
- a CDS encoding Fur family transcriptional regulator — translation MLRGVPLRVTAPRVAVLSAVHDHPHADTDSIIRAVRSRLSAVSHQAVYDSLHTLTAAGLIRCIQPSGLVARYESRVGDNHHHVVCRNCGSIADVDCAVGEAPCSTASDDHGYSIDEAEVIYWGLCPECAAAQRT, via the coding sequence ATGCTGCGGGGAGTTCCGCTGCGCGTGACAGCCCCGCGCGTGGCGGTGCTCAGCGCGGTGCACGACCACCCGCATGCCGACACCGATTCGATCATCCGCGCCGTGCGGTCGCGCCTGTCGGCGGTCTCGCACCAGGCGGTGTACGACTCGTTGCACACGCTCACCGCGGCCGGACTGATCCGTTGTATCCAACCCTCCGGCCTGGTGGCCCGTTACGAGTCGCGGGTCGGTGACAATCACCATCACGTCGTTTGCCGGAACTGCGGCTCCATCGCCGATGTCGACTGCGCCGTCGGTGAGGCCCCGTGTTCGACAGCCTCCGACGACCACGGCTATTCGATCGACGAAGCCGAGGTCATCTATTGGGGCCTGTGCCCCGAATGCGCGGCAGCGCAGCGCACCTGA
- a CDS encoding MFS transporter produces the protein MSPIELPRLGSAAGRWIVLATVLGSSVASLDATVVNIALPRIGAALDTDVAGLQWTLNGYTLTLASFILLGGSFGDRFGRRKVFVAGAVGFAAASLLCGAAVNIEMLVAARVLQGVAGAMLTPGSLALISASIDHRDQGAAIGLWSGFSGVAGALGPFLGGWLIEVAGWRSIFFINVPLVIVVVLVALRHVPESRDPDAADRIDLPGALVIAAALGALTLGLIDEVPLLAGVGVLLLAVFVRIEVRSDHPLVPPSLFASRVFTVANLVTLAVYAALGGVFFLLVLELQLVAGYSPLLAGLATLPVTLLMLALSAPSGRWAQRHGPRLPMTFGPVLAAAGLMLLLRVGPGASYPVDVLPGVVVFGLGLSVLVAPLTGAVLGAVSPSEAGIASGVNNAVARTAQLLAVAALPGLAGISGALDDPAVFDSGFTVAMWICAGLLLTGALLAAVLLRPSRRVPEPDRVDCLPQCGVGGPAVAPSRALR, from the coding sequence GTGAGTCCCATCGAGCTGCCCCGCCTCGGGTCGGCTGCCGGCCGCTGGATCGTGCTGGCCACCGTGCTCGGCTCCTCGGTGGCGTCCCTCGACGCCACCGTCGTCAATATCGCACTGCCCCGTATCGGCGCCGCATTGGATACCGATGTGGCGGGGCTGCAGTGGACGCTCAACGGCTACACCCTCACGCTCGCGTCGTTCATCCTCCTCGGCGGTTCTTTCGGTGACCGGTTCGGCAGGCGCAAAGTGTTCGTCGCCGGCGCCGTGGGATTCGCGGCCGCCTCGCTGCTGTGTGGTGCGGCGGTGAATATCGAGATGCTGGTGGCGGCGCGAGTGCTCCAGGGTGTGGCCGGTGCCATGCTGACCCCGGGCAGCCTCGCACTGATCTCCGCGTCCATCGACCACCGCGATCAAGGCGCGGCGATCGGGCTGTGGTCGGGGTTCAGCGGAGTAGCCGGTGCGCTCGGACCGTTCCTCGGTGGCTGGTTGATCGAGGTAGCGGGCTGGCGGTCCATCTTCTTCATCAATGTGCCGCTGGTGATCGTCGTCGTACTGGTCGCGCTGCGGCATGTGCCGGAGAGCCGAGATCCCGATGCCGCCGACCGTATCGACCTGCCGGGCGCGCTGGTGATCGCGGCCGCGCTCGGGGCGCTCACGCTCGGGCTGATCGATGAAGTGCCGTTGCTGGCGGGCGTGGGTGTGCTTCTGCTGGCAGTGTTCGTCCGGATCGAGGTGCGCAGCGATCATCCGCTGGTCCCGCCGTCACTGTTCGCCTCCCGGGTGTTCACCGTCGCCAACCTGGTCACCCTCGCGGTGTACGCCGCGCTCGGCGGCGTGTTCTTCCTGCTGGTACTGGAACTGCAACTGGTCGCCGGGTATTCACCGCTGCTCGCGGGGCTGGCCACCCTTCCGGTGACGCTGTTGATGCTGGCCCTCTCGGCCCCCTCCGGCCGGTGGGCACAGCGGCACGGCCCTCGGCTGCCCATGACATTCGGCCCGGTCCTCGCCGCGGCCGGGCTGATGCTGCTGCTGCGGGTCGGACCCGGCGCGTCCTATCCGGTCGATGTACTGCCCGGCGTGGTCGTCTTCGGTCTCGGTTTATCGGTACTGGTCGCCCCACTCACCGGGGCGGTGCTCGGCGCGGTATCGCCGAGCGAAGCGGGAATCGCCTCCGGCGTCAACAATGCGGTCGCCCGGACAGCGCAACTACTCGCGGTGGCGGCGCTACCAGGGCTGGCCGGAATCTCCGGTGCACTCGACGACCCGGCGGTATTCGACTCCGGTTTCACCGTCGCCATGTGGATCTGTGCGGGCCTGCTGCTGACCGGCGCGCTACTGGCGGCGGTGTTGTTGCGGCCGTCGCGGCGGGTGCCCGAGCCGGACCGGGTGGACTGCCTGCCGCAATGCGGTGTCGGCGGGCCCGCGGTCGCTCCTTCGCGCGCCCTGCGGTGA
- a CDS encoding LLM class flavin-dependent oxidoreductase, whose product MSATSPIENLSFLTPGNYPDDDPAAGLEDTLRLFEFGERLGFDGAWIRQRHLEHGVGSAAVFLAAAGQRTSRIQLGTAVIPIGYESPFRLAEDLSMADVLSGGRLQPGFSAGIPPHAELIGDLVFDGDWRGYDLSYGRIERSPTGGSSGSSPTCAAIIWATRTWSSSHPAIHNGRGCNRTIPAWSTGSGTAVGAPGRCAGRARTD is encoded by the coding sequence ATGAGCGCCACATCACCGATCGAGAATCTGTCGTTCCTCACTCCGGGCAACTATCCCGACGACGATCCTGCGGCCGGACTCGAGGACACTCTCCGCCTGTTCGAGTTCGGTGAACGGCTCGGTTTCGACGGTGCCTGGATCCGGCAGCGCCATCTCGAGCACGGGGTAGGGTCGGCGGCGGTGTTCCTGGCCGCCGCCGGTCAGCGGACCAGCCGTATCCAGCTGGGCACCGCGGTGATCCCGATCGGTTACGAGAGTCCGTTCCGGCTGGCCGAGGATCTGTCGATGGCCGACGTTCTGTCCGGGGGGCGCCTGCAACCCGGCTTCAGCGCTGGAATTCCCCCGCATGCCGAGCTGATCGGGGATCTCGTCTTCGACGGCGACTGGCGTGGCTACGACCTCTCCTACGGGCGGATCGAGCGCTCTCCTACGGGCGGATCGAGCGGCTCATCGCCAACTTGCGCGGCGATTATCTGGGCGACCCGGACATGGTCATCCAGTCACCCGGCAATACACAACGGCCGCGGTTGCAACCGCACGATCCCGGCCTGGTCGACCGGCTCTGGTACGGCGGTGGGAGCACCCGGTCGGTGCGCTGGGCGGGCGAGAACGGATTGA
- a CDS encoding YybH family protein: MSSHEHAPSIARPTAGISDADTATTVEIQALFRTLESALEAKDAAAFDQPFTEDVVFITPAGAIFRGWDEMHSYHRKVLGDSPDARAHFELLALRLLTPEHAVVNVEQTLHTAEFSIANRGTWVLLERNGSWWVCSVHNTNVAGSAEGRPTGRRPRPVDSSTE; encoded by the coding sequence GTGAGTTCTCATGAGCACGCCCCGTCCATCGCCCGGCCCACGGCGGGGATCTCCGACGCTGACACGGCCACGACTGTCGAGATCCAAGCCCTTTTCCGGACACTGGAATCGGCGTTGGAGGCCAAGGACGCAGCGGCCTTCGACCAGCCGTTCACCGAAGACGTCGTCTTCATCACGCCGGCGGGAGCGATCTTCCGGGGCTGGGACGAGATGCACAGTTACCATCGAAAAGTCCTCGGCGACAGCCCGGATGCGCGAGCCCACTTCGAGCTACTCGCCCTGCGTCTCCTGACACCTGAACACGCGGTCGTCAATGTCGAGCAAACACTGCACACCGCAGAGTTCTCCATCGCCAACCGAGGCACCTGGGTCCTGCTCGAGCGCAACGGGTCATGGTGGGTCTGCTCGGTGCACAACACCAACGTCGCCGGATCGGCCGAAGGCCGACCCACTGGCCGGCGCCCCCGCCCGGTCGACTCCTCGACCGAGTGA
- a CDS encoding FadR/GntR family transcriptional regulator encodes MALKRIARRSVPDEIFDQLVDDVLTGELAPGSTLPAERQLAEALGVSRPTVREAVQRLARAGLVEIRQGGSTTVRDPRRSGGLELLPRLILRGGRLDHSVVRSILETRASLGREVAGLAARRDGPDARAELVTAVDTLAAAQDPLARQHAALAFWDHLVDAADSIVYRLLFNQLRTVYEPAMAALTAVMDTEVGQSDRYRALAEAVTAGDADSARATAESLLSLATAEFDTFLHRLEQTTP; translated from the coding sequence ATGGCACTGAAGCGGATTGCCCGCCGGTCGGTTCCGGACGAGATCTTCGACCAGCTCGTCGACGACGTCCTCACCGGCGAACTCGCCCCCGGCTCGACCCTGCCGGCCGAACGACAGCTGGCCGAGGCGCTGGGCGTCTCCCGGCCCACCGTTCGCGAGGCGGTACAGCGGCTCGCGCGCGCCGGTCTGGTGGAAATCCGGCAGGGCGGCAGCACCACGGTCCGCGATCCGCGCCGCTCCGGCGGCCTGGAACTCCTGCCCCGGTTGATCCTGCGCGGAGGTCGGCTCGACCACTCCGTGGTGCGCAGCATCCTGGAGACCAGGGCATCACTGGGGCGCGAAGTCGCCGGGCTCGCCGCGCGGCGCGACGGCCCGGATGCCCGGGCCGAACTGGTCACCGCGGTGGACACCCTGGCCGCTGCGCAGGATCCACTGGCACGCCAGCACGCGGCCCTCGCCTTCTGGGATCACCTAGTCGACGCAGCCGATTCGATTGTCTACCGCCTGTTGTTCAACCAGCTGCGCACGGTCTACGAACCCGCCATGGCGGCTCTGACCGCAGTCATGGACACCGAGGTGGGGCAGTCCGACCGCTACCGCGCTCTCGCCGAGGCTGTTACTGCGGGCGACGCCGATTCGGCCCGCGCCACGGCCGAATCGCTGCTGTCTCTGGCCACCGCGGAATTCGACACCTTCCTGCACCGATTGGAACAGACCACGCCATGA
- a CDS encoding DUF1684 domain-containing protein has product MTTQAAEATENDAFAIDWQNWHGQQQARLADPHGFLAVTALHWLTTTPQRFPDAPGAWSTGPGGVIVVLDDGEELVIDGTSARGTYRFGIIPERGGVEAVWGEAVVEVAKRGGHHIVRPRHPDNPLRTGFHGTPAYAPDPKWVVVGSYTAFAEPRPTTVGAAVEGLEHVYAAPGRVEFELNGQASALTAFPGKAPGALTLLFTDATSGVTTYAANRVLQLPPPAADGTVTLDFNQAVNLPCAYTDLATCPLPPAENRLPIAVEAGEQIPYERR; this is encoded by the coding sequence ATGACAACACAGGCGGCCGAAGCGACCGAGAACGACGCCTTCGCCATCGACTGGCAGAACTGGCACGGGCAGCAGCAGGCGCGCCTGGCCGATCCGCACGGATTCCTGGCGGTGACCGCGCTGCACTGGCTCACCACGACGCCGCAGCGCTTCCCCGACGCGCCCGGCGCCTGGTCCACCGGGCCCGGCGGTGTCATTGTGGTCCTCGACGACGGCGAAGAACTGGTGATCGACGGGACGTCCGCGCGCGGCACCTACCGATTCGGGATCATCCCCGAACGCGGTGGAGTCGAGGCGGTATGGGGTGAGGCCGTCGTCGAGGTCGCCAAGCGGGGCGGACACCATATCGTCCGGCCGCGCCACCCGGACAACCCGTTGCGCACCGGTTTCCACGGCACCCCCGCCTACGCTCCGGATCCGAAGTGGGTGGTCGTGGGAAGCTACACCGCCTTCGCCGAACCCCGGCCGACCACGGTGGGTGCGGCCGTGGAGGGTCTCGAGCACGTCTACGCCGCACCGGGCCGGGTCGAATTCGAGCTGAACGGGCAGGCATCAGCACTGACTGCTTTTCCCGGGAAAGCGCCGGGTGCGCTGACGTTGCTGTTCACCGACGCGACATCCGGAGTCACCACCTATGCCGCCAACCGCGTGCTCCAACTACCGCCGCCGGCGGCCGACGGTACCGTGACCCTGGATTTCAACCAAGCCGTCAACCTGCCGTGCGCGTACACCGATCTGGCCACCTGTCCGCTGCCACCGGCCGAGAACCGGCTGCCGATCGCGGTCGAGGCGGGCGAACAGATTCCCTACGAGCGGCGTTGA